The following proteins come from a genomic window of Heptranchias perlo isolate sHepPer1 chromosome 14, sHepPer1.hap1, whole genome shotgun sequence:
- the LOC137332085 gene encoding uncharacterized protein, with the protein MLHFSSFHPNHVKEAIPYGQALRIHRVCSDEEERDGHLQTLKDALVRTGYDARLIDRQFRRATAKNRIDLLRRLTRDATNRVPFVVQYFPGAEKLRHVLRSLQHVINDDEHLAMAIPTPPLLAFKQPPNLKQTIVRSKLPSFQENSVHDTTQPCHGNLCKTCQIIDTDTTITREDTTHQVHGSYSCDSANVVYLIRCRKGCPRAWYIGKTMQTLRQRMNGHRATIARQEGSLLVGEHFSSHGHSSTDLRVSVLQGGLRDTRQRKIVEQKLIAKFRTHEDGLNRDLGFMSRFTLPHQRTNVICF; encoded by the coding sequence ccaccctaaccacgtcaaagaggccatcccctatggacaggccctgcgaatacacagggtctgctcagacgaggaggaacgcgatggacacctacagacgctgaaagacgccctagtaagaacgggatatgacgctcgactcatcgatcgacagttccgacgggccacagcaaaaaatcgcatagacctcctcaggagactaacacgggacgcaaccaacagagtaccctttgtcgtccagtacttccccggagcggagaaactacgccatgttctccgcagccttcaacatgtcatcaatgacgacgaacacctcgctatggccatccccacacctccactactcgcctttaaacagccacccaacctcaaacagaccatcgttcgcagcaaattacctagctttcaagagaacagcgtccacgacaccacacaaccctgccacggtaacctctgcaagacatgccagatcatcgacacagataccaccatcacacgagaggacaccacccaccaggtgcatggttcatactcctgtgactcggccaacgttgtctacctcatacgttgcaggaaaggatgccccagagcatggtacattggcaagaccatgcagacgctgcgacaacggatgaacggacaccgcgcaacaatcgccagacaggagggttccctcctagtcggggaacacttcagcagtcatggacattcatccaccgaccttcgggtaagcgtactccaaggcggccttcgagacacacgacaacgcaaaatcgtcgagcagaaattgatagccaagttccgcacccatgaggacggcctcaaccgggatcttgggttcatgtcacgcttcacgttaccccaccagcgaacaaatgttatctgtttttaa